The sequence below is a genomic window from Thalassomonas haliotis.
TTCCATTTTCCAGCGGCCAGGCCAGCTCTATCGAACTTAAAGCAAAACTGACACCGGCCCGGTTAATCACTTTCCAGCTGCTATTGTTACCGCTAAAGATTAAAAAGGGCTCTCCACCGATATTTTCGGCCTCCGAAGAGCCCAAAAACATCGCATGCACGTTTCCGTCTTGCCCCCCTTGCCAGTCACCTTTATCGCCGCCTTTCCTGTCACCTTTATCGCCACCTTTCCTGTCGCCTTTATCGCCGCCTTTCCTGTCGCCTTTATCGCCGCCTTTTTTGTCGCCTTTAGCGGTGACACTCAGGTTTTTACTGTTTTTCTGCATACGGATAATGCCCGGCTGCTGTTGCAACAGCTTAAAAGTCGCTAAGTCCATGGTCACCGCCAGGGCATTGATCGAACCTAATTTGTGGGTCACATTAAGCTTAAAGCTGGCAGCAATTGTCATTAATTCGTCCAGGCTGTGGCCCTGAATAAGATAAGAGCCTCTGTCAGTGGCTTTCACTATCGGCACTTTTACCTGATAGGGTTCCCCCTTACTTGCTGTAAAATTCGTTCCCGAACTGATATCAAACAGCAACAGGGCGCAACCAAGTAAACAAATAAGACCAATAGCAAAGAGTAATTTATTGTTTTTAACCTGTATCAACGTACTTTTACCAAATGCAAAAAACATACTAACCACCTTTGTTGAGTTTACGTCACCCTGGCTGATACATGCTTTATGCCAATACAGAATAAAAGCGGTGCCATTGGTAATAAAAACAAGATAATTGTTTGATATTTAAAACAACACACAACTTATCCGGACAAAATAACTGTCCGAAATGCTGACTTTACCGCCTGAAAAGTTACAAAATGAAAAAAGCGGTTGAAATTATTGAAGAATAAATTGAAAGTTCTGACTGGATAATGAAACTGCCATGGAAAGAAATAATAAAACCGGCCATGAAAAATATACCCAAAAAAACAGGTGTTAACAGGAAAATAACAGCGGCTTCTCCCGGGTATCTCTGCATCACCTGATTGCCGGGCATACAGTGCGGGACTGCCATCTGCACAGCCTTTTATCGTTAACATCACTATAGCCACTTGATTAAACGGCCTTAGCCAAGGTATTAAAAGAGCCTTTGTCGGCTCTTTTAATACCGTCAACCCATTAACTCAAGCCGGCAACCGGGCTTATTCCTGCTCGGGGATCTGCTGCAGGCTCATAGGCAGCACTGTTTCATTCCACAGCGAACCTTCATTCCAGATAAAGCCCTCGTTCCAGATAAAAGCTTCGTTCCAGATGGAACCTTCATTCCAGATCGAGCCTTCGTTCCAGATGGAACCTTCGTTCCAGATGGAACCTTCGTTCCAGATAGAACCTTCATTCCAGATGGAACCTTCGTTCCAGATGGAACCTTCGTTCCAGATCGAGCCTTCATTCCAGATGGAACCTTCATTCCAAATAGAACCCTGATGCCAAATACTGCCATCGTTCCTTAAGATATGAAACTCCCCCTGTTCATTGGCACGTACCGGCCCGGTAAAATGGACGGTTCCGGCAAGGTCCGCCTCAATATCCAATCCCTGATTGGCGCAGGCGTAACTGGTATCGGCAAGGGCAGCGGCCAGATTTAAACTACCGGCCCCCTGTCGCATCGGACTATAAGCCAGGTTGTCGTTATCCAATGTCGCCAGCTTTGCGCTATGCATCAGGCGGCATTTTACATCATCCGGTTGCAGACTCGGGTCTTGCTGTAATAACAAGGCTACCGCACCGCTTACAACCGCTGCCGCCTGGCTGGTACCCGACATCACCATAAAATGCTCATCATCCCGGTCAATAAATTTTGGATATAACTGGCTAAGATAACTGTCTGGCACGGCATTGGAGAGCATATGCCCGCCGGGCGCTACGATTTCGGGCTTAATAAAACCTTCATATGTGGGACCAGAAGAAGAAAAACGGGTGATCCTGTCATCACCTGTCTGTGACTTGGTATAGTTGTTGGTGACCGCCCCGACAGTGATGATATAAGGAAGATTGGCAGGTACGGTAATTGTCATCGGAGCCGGACCGGTATTGCCTGCTGAGGCGATCACAGTAACCCCCGCCTGCCAAAGTTTCATCACCGCCTGGTTGACCGGATCATCCCAATAACGGGACTGCACCTTACCGCCAAAGGATAAATTCAACACCCTGATATTATGATTTTCCCGGTGGGTTAATACCCAGTCAAGGGCAGCGATGACATCACCATAAGTGGCTATGCCATTGGCATCAAATGCCTTGACACTGATCACATCCGCCGCCGGGGCTACCCCCAATTGCAAGTTGCCGACACATTTATTAGGTCCTGATAAATCACCTGTGGCAATACCGATAACATGAGAACCATGGCCGTGCTGATCGCCATAGCGAGTATCGATATTGGCATCTGCGA
It includes:
- a CDS encoding S8 family peptidase encodes the protein MMKPNVSSAFEHFFLIKILLAFLLIGAFILFALKQKTEHVLTTETAVSQPGAVSQVVPAEGKRDKAWEGRSYLVQGNLNELKALLLKENIEIKRELAIISALSVVLNKRQKEWLQRQPQVKRIYIDQRMVLATDSRVLEEARPQACQEFSMLDKFSSGTFSSNDGTFSFDGDWQELDLNSGMISGALSGNIKINNQALEIRGPFNLSDPQIQRDFSVANETYLKLGFDLQASARATVNDVMQVFLITETGVVNVLQSYTGDTLAEKRRISVDLTGEHQKYKTLGFRFPGGFTSDESAFFIDNVQLVVDTEHPGNYARQHAGLTVSSALDGEGVGIAFIDTGLYLGHLNTMTGIGGVGDSEQVDINAGVIETDAKQIIRHSVIADANIDTRYGDQHGHGSHVIGIATGDLSGPNKCVGNLQLGVAPAADVISVKAFDANGIATYGDVIAALDWVLTHRENHNIRVLNLSFGGKVQSRYWDDPVNQAVMKLWQAGVTVIASAGNTGPAPMTITVPANLPYIITVGAVTNNYTKSQTGDDRITRFSSSGPTYEGFIKPEIVAPGGHMLSNAVPDSYLSQLYPKFIDRDDEHFMVMSGTSQAAAVVSGAVALLLQQDPSLQPDDVKCRLMHSAKLATLDNDNLAYSPMRQGAGSLNLAAALADTSYACANQGLDIEADLAGTVHFTGPVRANEQGEFHILRNDGSIWHQGSIWNEGSIWNEGSIWNEGSIWNEGSIWNEGSIWNEGSIWNEGSIWNEGSIWNEGSIWNEAFIWNEGFIWNEGSLWNETVLPMSLQQIPEQE